In one window of Deinococcus radiotolerans DNA:
- a CDS encoding butyrate kinase, translating into MIAHVINPGTSGVKLACAQIEPSENPALPGQLRLTLTRAELPLDAPPTPGDLSDLTRQVLALTQDWPAPDAVVGRGGFIGRVTTGTYRVTPELAAYALACDAGQDPPNLGGPLALAVAQERGVPAFIVDPQSADELLPEARPTGAKGVSRRAEFHALNARAVARRAAYEVGKRFQDARVVVAHLGATTSVTAFEAGRAIDTTGSGAGGGPMGARQSGPVPARDLLRLHAQLGAGTLHHLAAESGFLALTGSANLRELEGRSLGDPDVSSVAAAFIHQVAKAIGEQTGALSARPDAIVLTGGIARWDELIDRLERRVAWIAPVFVIPGELELEALAEGAGRVLLGQEALREWTPPAQPGC; encoded by the coding sequence GTGATCGCCCACGTGATCAATCCCGGAACCAGCGGCGTGAAACTCGCCTGTGCCCAGATCGAGCCCAGCGAGAACCCCGCCCTGCCGGGACAGCTGCGGCTCACCCTGACGCGCGCCGAACTGCCTTTGGACGCCCCGCCCACACCCGGCGACCTCTCCGACCTGACGCGGCAGGTGCTGGCCCTGACGCAGGACTGGCCCGCGCCGGACGCCGTGGTGGGGCGCGGCGGATTCATCGGGCGGGTCACGACGGGCACGTACCGCGTCACCCCGGAACTCGCGGCGTACGCGCTGGCCTGCGACGCCGGGCAGGACCCCCCGAACCTGGGCGGCCCGCTGGCGCTGGCGGTGGCGCAGGAGCGCGGCGTGCCCGCCTTCATCGTGGACCCCCAGAGCGCGGATGAACTGCTGCCCGAGGCGCGCCCCACCGGCGCCAAGGGCGTCAGCCGACGCGCGGAATTCCACGCGCTGAACGCCCGCGCCGTCGCCCGGCGCGCCGCGTACGAGGTCGGCAAGAGGTTCCAGGATGCCCGCGTGGTCGTCGCGCACCTGGGCGCCACCACCAGCGTGACCGCCTTCGAGGCCGGGCGCGCCATCGACACCACCGGCAGCGGCGCGGGCGGCGGCCCCATGGGCGCCCGCCAGAGCGGCCCCGTGCCCGCCCGCGACCTGCTGCGCCTGCACGCTCAGCTCGGCGCGGGGACCCTGCACCACCTCGCCGCCGAGAGCGGGTTCCTGGCCCTGACCGGCAGCGCCAACCTGCGCGAACTGGAGGGCCGCAGCCTGGGTGACCCCGACGTCAGCAGCGTCGCTGCGGCCTTCATCCATCAGGTCGCCAAGGCCATCGGTGAGCAGACCGGCGCGCTCAGCGCCCGCCCCGACGCCATCGTCCTGACCGGCGGGATTGCCCGCTGGGACGAACTGATCGACCGGCTTGAACGCCGCGTCGCGTGGATCGCCCCGGTGTTCGTGATTCCCGGCGAGCTGGAACTCGAAGCCCTCGCCGAGGGCGCGGGCCGCGTCCTGCTGGGTCAGGAAGCGCTGCGCGAGTGGACGCCACCCGCCCAGCCTGGGTGCTGA
- the guaA gene encoding glutamine-hydrolyzing GMP synthase, producing the protein MSVVILDFGSQFTRLIARRFRELGAYSVILPGSAPLERILKENPQGVVLSGGPSSVYDEAAPKPAPGVLDLNVPVLGVCYGMQYLAHQAGGDVKRAGKREYGKADLTSYSGQLFEGIQGEFVAWMSHSDSVTQLPEGYEVVAQTEDTPVTAIENRQTRRYGVQFHPEVVHTPKGGQLLANFLAICGVTRDWTAEHIIDELIADVRTQVGDGRVLLAISGGVDSSTLGLLLARAVGEKLTAVFIDHGLLRLGEREQVEAALKPLGVNLVTVDARAEFMAALDGVSDPEQKRKIIGREFIRAFEREARAYGPFDFLAQGTLYPDVIESAGGEGAANIKSHHNVGGLPDDLAFKLVEPFRTLFKDEVREIARLLGLPDHIRMRHPFPGPGLAIRCLGAISEEKLDILRRVDDIFISGLREFSLYDGCSQALAILTPIQSVGVMGDERTYSYTAALRAVTTDDFMTAEWARLPYEFLATMSNRIVNQVHEINRVVYDITGKPPATIEWE; encoded by the coding sequence ATGAGCGTCGTCATTCTGGATTTCGGCAGTCAATTCACGCGCCTGATCGCGCGCCGCTTCCGTGAACTCGGGGCGTACAGCGTGATCCTGCCCGGCAGCGCGCCCCTGGAACGCATCCTGAAGGAGAACCCGCAGGGCGTCGTGCTGTCGGGTGGACCCAGCAGCGTCTACGACGAGGCGGCCCCGAAGCCCGCGCCGGGCGTGCTGGACCTGAACGTGCCGGTGCTGGGCGTGTGCTACGGCATGCAGTACCTCGCGCATCAGGCGGGCGGGGACGTGAAGCGCGCCGGGAAACGCGAGTACGGCAAGGCCGACCTGACCAGCTACAGCGGGCAGCTGTTCGAGGGCATCCAGGGTGAGTTCGTGGCCTGGATGAGCCACAGCGACTCGGTCACGCAGCTGCCCGAAGGCTACGAGGTCGTCGCGCAGACGGAGGACACCCCGGTCACCGCGATCGAAAACCGCCAGACCCGCCGCTACGGCGTGCAGTTCCACCCGGAAGTCGTGCACACGCCCAAGGGTGGGCAGCTGCTGGCGAACTTCCTGGCGATCTGCGGCGTGACGCGCGACTGGACGGCCGAGCACATCATCGACGAGCTGATCGCGGACGTGCGCACGCAGGTTGGGGACGGCCGGGTGCTGCTGGCGATCAGCGGTGGCGTGGATTCCAGCACGCTGGGCCTGCTGCTGGCCAGGGCGGTCGGAGAGAAACTCACGGCTGTGTTCATTGATCACGGGCTGCTGCGTCTCGGTGAGCGTGAGCAGGTCGAGGCGGCCCTGAAACCCCTGGGCGTGAACCTCGTGACCGTGGACGCCCGCGCCGAGTTCATGGCGGCGCTGGACGGTGTCTCGGACCCCGAGCAGAAACGCAAGATCATCGGCCGGGAGTTCATCCGAGCCTTCGAGCGTGAGGCCCGCGCGTACGGTCCCTTCGACTTCCTGGCGCAGGGGACCCTCTACCCGGACGTGATCGAGTCCGCCGGGGGCGAGGGCGCCGCGAACATCAAGAGTCACCACAACGTGGGCGGCCTGCCGGACGACCTGGCGTTCAAGCTGGTCGAGCCGTTCCGCACGCTGTTCAAGGACGAGGTCCGCGAGATTGCCCGGCTGCTGGGCCTGCCGGATCACATCCGCATGCGGCACCCCTTCCCGGGGCCGGGCCTGGCGATCCGCTGCCTGGGCGCGATCAGCGAGGAGAAGCTGGACATCCTGCGCCGCGTGGACGACATCTTCATCAGTGGCCTGCGCGAGTTCAGCCTGTACGACGGCTGCTCGCAGGCGCTGGCGATCCTCACGCCCATCCAGTCAGTCGGCGTGATGGGCGACGAGCGCACGTACTCGTACACGGCGGCGCTGCGGGCCGTGACCACCGACGACTTCATGACGGCCGAGTGGGCGCGCCTCCCGTACGAGTTCCTGGCGACCATGAGCAACCGCATCGTGAACCAGGTGCATGAGATCAACCGCGTGGTGTACGACATCACGGGCAAACCGCCCGCGACCATCGAGTGGGAATGA
- a CDS encoding thiolase family protein: MTPALRVQDLHDRDVVIVAAVRTPIGAIRGALSTVRPDDLAALAIREAVARSGVPADQIEEVILGCANQAGEDNRNVARMAALLAGLPDTVAGLTVNRLCASGLSAVNTAARAIRNGDGDVYVAGGVESMTRAPLVMPKGAQAFANGNVTAYDTTLGWRFPNPALEALFPLEAMGETAENIVGRSREGAYAGGEITREDQDAFALGSQRKTLDALNAGRFRDEIVPVQVKGRKGVTVFDTDEHPRVTRTADGFTLATDEATLAGLKPAFRKGGSVTAGNASGLNDGAAALVLMSAAKARELGVTSLARWVGAAAAGVEARVMGLGPIPATRKVLERTGLNVADLDLIELNEAFAAQALACIRELELPEERVNVNGGAIALGHPLGMSGARLIVALTHELARREGRYGLATLCVGVGQGEAAIIERIEA, translated from the coding sequence GTGACCCCAGCCCTGAGAGTTCAAGACCTGCATGACCGTGACGTGGTGATCGTCGCGGCCGTCCGTACGCCCATCGGCGCGATCCGCGGCGCGCTGTCCACCGTCCGGCCTGACGACCTGGCCGCCCTTGCCATCCGCGAGGCGGTCGCGCGCAGCGGCGTGCCCGCCGATCAGATCGAGGAGGTGATCCTCGGCTGCGCGAACCAGGCGGGCGAGGACAACCGCAACGTGGCCCGCATGGCCGCCCTTCTGGCGGGCCTGCCGGACACGGTTGCGGGCCTGACCGTGAACCGCCTGTGCGCCTCGGGTCTCAGCGCCGTGAACACGGCGGCCCGCGCGATCCGGAACGGCGACGGGGACGTGTACGTGGCGGGCGGCGTGGAGAGCATGACCCGCGCGCCCCTCGTGATGCCCAAGGGCGCGCAGGCCTTCGCGAATGGGAACGTCACCGCGTACGACACGACGCTGGGCTGGCGCTTCCCGAATCCCGCCTTGGAGGCCCTGTTCCCGCTGGAGGCGATGGGGGAGACCGCTGAGAACATCGTGGGGCGCTCCCGCGAGGGTGCGTATGCTGGGGGCGAGATCACCCGCGAAGATCAGGATGCGTTCGCGCTGGGGTCGCAGCGCAAGACCCTGGACGCCCTGAACGCCGGACGTTTCCGGGATGAGATCGTGCCTGTGCAGGTCAAGGGCCGCAAGGGCGTGACCGTGTTCGACACGGACGAGCACCCCCGCGTGACCCGCACCGCCGACGGCTTCACCCTCGCCACCGACGAGGCGACCCTGGCGGGCCTGAAACCTGCCTTCCGCAAGGGCGGCAGCGTGACCGCCGGGAACGCCAGTGGCCTGAACGACGGCGCCGCCGCGCTGGTCCTGATGAGCGCCGCGAAGGCCCGCGAACTGGGCGTCACGTCGCTGGCCCGCTGGGTGGGCGCGGCGGCGGCGGGCGTGGAGGCCCGCGTGATGGGCCTGGGCCCCATCCCCGCCACCCGCAAGGTTCTGGAGCGCACCGGCCTGAACGTCGCAGACCTGGACCTGATCGAACTGAACGAGGCCTTCGCCGCGCAGGCCCTGGCCTGCATCCGCGAACTGGAGCTGCCCGAGGAGCGTGTGAACGTGAACGGCGGCGCCATCGCCCTGGGCCACCCGCTGGGCATGAGCGGCGCGCGGCTGATCGTGGCCCTGACGCACGAACTGGCCCGTCGTGAAGGCCGCTACGGACTGGCGACGCTGTGCGTGGGGGTCGGGCAGGGCGAGGCCGCGATCATCGAGAGGATCGAGGCATGA
- the pgi gene encoding glucose-6-phosphate isomerase: protein MTITQTAAWSTLLDHHRALEGTHLRDLFAQDPSRGERLTAEGAGLYLDYSKNRVTDETLTLLLNLARDTGVSAKRDAMFAGEKINVTEGRAVLHTALRAPTGTTVLVDGHNVVPDVHEVLDRMAAFADQVRAGTWLGYSGKPLKNIVNIGIGGSDLGPVMAYEALKHYAQRNLTLRFVSNVDGTDLTEKTRDLDPAETLVIVSSKTFTTQETMANARSARAWLLAALGDDAAVARHFVAVSTNAEAVQKFGIDTANMFGFWDWVGGRYSMDSAIGLSLMLAVGPTQFHELLAGFHAMDEHFRTAPLERNLPVLLGLLGIWYNNFFGAQSHAVLPYDQYLAYFPAYLQQLDMESNGKHITLDGQPVDYQTGPVIWGQPGTNGQHAFYQLIHQGTKLIPCDFIGFCQTLNPLPLEGGAPHHDLLMANVFAQTEALAFGKSLQQVLDEGVPADLAPHRVFDGNRPTNTILADRLTPHTLGALIALYEHKVFVQGAVWNINSFDQWGVELGKVLAGKIVPELHADQAPDLHHDSSTNALIRRYRARR, encoded by the coding sequence ATGACCATCACGCAAACGGCCGCCTGGAGCACTCTGCTCGACCACCACCGCGCCCTGGAGGGCACCCACCTGCGCGACCTCTTCGCGCAGGACCCCAGCCGCGGCGAGCGCCTGACCGCCGAGGGCGCCGGCCTGTACCTCGATTACAGCAAGAACCGCGTGACCGACGAGACCCTGACCCTGCTGCTGAACCTCGCGCGGGACACCGGGGTGAGCGCCAAACGCGACGCCATGTTCGCCGGCGAGAAGATCAACGTGACCGAGGGCCGCGCCGTGCTGCACACCGCCCTGCGCGCGCCCACAGGCACGACTGTGCTCGTGGACGGCCACAACGTCGTCCCCGACGTGCACGAGGTACTGGACCGCATGGCAGCCTTCGCGGATCAGGTGCGCGCCGGGACGTGGCTGGGCTACAGCGGCAAGCCGCTGAAGAACATCGTGAACATCGGCATCGGCGGCAGTGACCTGGGGCCCGTCATGGCCTACGAGGCCCTGAAGCACTACGCGCAGCGGAACCTGACGCTGCGCTTCGTGTCGAACGTGGACGGCACCGACCTGACCGAGAAGACCCGTGACCTCGACCCGGCCGAGACGCTGGTCATCGTGTCGAGCAAGACCTTCACCACGCAGGAGACCATGGCGAACGCCCGCAGCGCCCGCGCGTGGCTCCTCGCGGCGCTGGGGGACGACGCGGCGGTCGCGCGGCACTTCGTGGCTGTCTCCACCAACGCCGAGGCGGTCCAGAAGTTCGGAATCGACACCGCGAACATGTTCGGTTTCTGGGACTGGGTGGGCGGCCGCTACTCCATGGACAGCGCCATCGGCCTGAGCCTGATGCTCGCCGTCGGCCCCACCCAGTTCCACGAACTGCTCGCCGGGTTCCACGCCATGGACGAGCACTTCCGCACCGCCCCGCTGGAACGCAACCTGCCCGTCCTGCTGGGCCTGCTGGGCATCTGGTACAACAACTTCTTTGGCGCGCAGAGCCACGCGGTGCTGCCCTACGACCAGTACCTCGCGTACTTCCCCGCGTACCTGCAACAGCTGGACATGGAAAGCAACGGCAAGCACATCACGCTGGACGGTCAGCCTGTGGATTACCAGACCGGGCCGGTCATCTGGGGGCAGCCCGGCACGAACGGCCAGCACGCCTTCTACCAGCTGATCCACCAGGGCACCAAACTCATCCCCTGCGACTTCATCGGCTTCTGCCAGACCCTCAACCCCCTGCCCCTGGAAGGCGGCGCGCCCCACCACGACCTCCTCATGGCGAACGTGTTCGCGCAGACCGAGGCGCTCGCCTTCGGCAAGAGCCTCCAGCAGGTCCTGGATGAGGGCGTGCCCGCCGACCTTGCCCCGCACCGCGTATTCGACGGGAACCGCCCCACCAACACTATCCTCGCCGACCGCCTCACCCCGCACACGCTGGGCGCCCTGATCGCCCTGTACGAGCACAAGGTCTTCGTGCAGGGCGCCGTGTGGAACATCAACTCCTTCGACCAGTGGGGCGTCGAACTCGGCAAGGTCCTCGCCGGGAAGATCGTCCCCGAACTGCACGCCGATCAGGCACCCGACCTGCACCACGACAGCAGCACCAACGCCCTGATCCGCCGCTACCGCGCGCGCCGCTGA
- a CDS encoding 3-oxoacid CoA-transferase, protein MTATAPQTGLKHVPVITAAQAAALVKSGQTLLVGGFGMTGNPVHLVHALAETDVRDLTYVANNVGEAGLSGGRLLRNGQLKKAIGSFFTSNREAVAAAQEGRLEVQLIPQGSLAEALRAGGAGIGGFYTPTAAGTVIAGDADVRVLNGREMVFVPALRGDVAFVRAWRADEAGNLQYRLTEQNFNRAMATAADLVVAEVEEIVPVGTIPPEQVHTPGLYVDYLVQATLTADALGSSADVKGSSKKVDEARMHMARRALAELRRGDVVNLGIGIPTLVADLITPEHGVNLHTENGMLGVGPAPEQGGALDYPVNAGKIPVTALPGASYFDSADSFGMIRGGHVDVAVMGGLQVDAQANLANWAVPGKPLLGVGGAMDLASGARRLIVLMTHTDPDGTPKVVQDCTLPLTSRGAVNMIITDKAVFEFSDGGLTLTELMPGATLDEVRATTGAAFVEAL, encoded by the coding sequence ATGACCGCCACGGCACCTCAGACGGGTCTGAAGCACGTGCCGGTCATCACCGCGGCCCAGGCCGCCGCGCTCGTGAAGAGCGGGCAGACGCTGCTGGTGGGCGGCTTCGGCATGACCGGCAACCCGGTGCACCTCGTGCACGCGCTGGCCGAGACGGACGTGCGGGACCTGACGTACGTGGCGAACAACGTGGGCGAGGCGGGCCTGAGCGGCGGGCGCCTGCTCCGCAATGGGCAGCTGAAAAAGGCCATCGGGTCGTTCTTCACCAGCAACCGCGAGGCCGTGGCCGCCGCGCAGGAGGGCCGGCTGGAGGTGCAGCTCATCCCGCAGGGGTCACTCGCCGAGGCGCTCCGGGCGGGCGGCGCGGGCATCGGGGGCTTCTACACGCCCACTGCCGCCGGAACCGTCATCGCGGGGGATGCGGACGTGCGCGTCCTGAACGGCCGGGAGATGGTCTTCGTGCCCGCCCTGCGCGGCGACGTGGCGTTCGTGCGGGCGTGGCGGGCCGATGAGGCCGGGAATCTCCAGTACCGTCTGACCGAGCAGAATTTCAACCGCGCCATGGCCACCGCCGCGGACCTGGTGGTGGCCGAGGTGGAGGAGATCGTCCCGGTGGGTACCATCCCGCCCGAGCAGGTGCACACGCCCGGGCTGTACGTGGATTACCTCGTGCAGGCCACCCTGACGGCCGACGCGCTGGGCAGCAGCGCCGATGTGAAGGGCAGCAGCAAGAAGGTGGACGAGGCGCGGATGCACATGGCCCGCCGCGCCCTGGCGGAACTGCGGCGCGGGGACGTCGTGAACCTCGGCATCGGCATTCCTACCCTGGTGGCGGACCTGATCACGCCCGAGCACGGCGTGAACCTGCACACCGAGAACGGCATGCTGGGCGTCGGGCCCGCCCCCGAGCAGGGCGGCGCGCTGGACTACCCGGTGAATGCCGGGAAGATCCCGGTCACGGCGCTGCCCGGCGCGAGCTACTTCGACAGCGCGGACAGTTTCGGCATGATCCGGGGTGGGCACGTGGACGTGGCCGTCATGGGGGGCCTACAGGTCGACGCGCAGGCGAACCTTGCGAACTGGGCGGTGCCCGGTAAGCCCCTGCTGGGTGTGGGTGGCGCCATGGACCTCGCCAGCGGCGCGCGCCGATTGATCGTCCTGATGACCCACACCGACCCGGACGGCACGCCCAAGGTCGTCCAGGACTGCACGCTGCCGCTCACGTCACGTGGCGCAGTGAACATGATCATCACGGACAAGGCCGTGTTCGAGTTCAGTGATGGGGGGCTGACCCTGACGGAGCTGATGCCGGGCGCCACGCTGGACGAGGTGCGCGCCACCACGGGCGCGGCCTTCGTGGAAGCGCTGTAG
- a CDS encoding TetR/AcrR family transcriptional regulator, with amino-acid sequence MKVDRQEQDDARRERIARAAFELFARSGLDAISAQDIAQAAFVSRTNLYRYFPSKVHMLLAHFEKAVQASRDDAMERLRAGANPQQVWDKVTARMADLGVRYRHLVGAVGQAVLGAPPAPERSGAPERAPGDGLQTALTLAALVQPVLLAMQSQGRLRPEANVQMLSALLVDAFILALLHGGHRDQREVLRDWQDRFSLLMYGALAPDSAARGELKH; translated from the coding sequence GTGAAGGTAGACCGGCAGGAACAGGATGACGCGCGGCGCGAACGCATTGCCCGCGCCGCCTTCGAGCTGTTTGCCCGCAGCGGCCTGGACGCGATCAGCGCGCAGGACATCGCGCAGGCGGCGTTTGTGAGCCGAACGAACCTGTACCGCTACTTCCCCAGCAAGGTGCACATGCTCCTGGCACACTTTGAGAAGGCCGTGCAGGCCAGCCGGGACGACGCCATGGAGCGCCTGCGGGCCGGGGCAAACCCGCAGCAGGTGTGGGACAAGGTCACGGCCCGCATGGCCGACCTGGGCGTGCGGTACCGGCATCTGGTGGGCGCCGTGGGGCAGGCCGTGCTGGGCGCCCCCCCCGCCCCCGAGCGCAGCGGGGCCCCTGAACGCGCGCCCGGCGACGGACTACAGACCGCGCTGACCCTCGCTGCCCTGGTGCAGCCGGTGCTGCTGGCCATGCAGTCGCAGGGGCGGCTGCGGCCCGAGGCGAACGTGCAGATGCTCAGCGCGCTGCTGGTGGACGCATTCATCCTCGCGCTGCTGCACGGCGGCCACCGGGATCAGCGGGAGGTGCTGCGCGACTGGCAGGACCGGTTCAGCCTGCTGATGTACGGCGCGCTGGCACCAGACAGCGCCGCGCGCGGTGAATTGAAGCACTGA
- a CDS encoding HD domain-containing phosphohydrolase: MTRDLPGSGLPETLRPALEAQALVLLAQSSGDMFTRCAQLARDITAAGTAMTLLYRPETDDLEIVAAAGEHREAAIGVRLPRGQGLAWRVVQSGQATLIPRTDQDPQTVHVSGQPLPHTYLGVPLLDPDGTLLGVLSVNRLAQGTQFGSGEAQALTLLGQAASVAYSRARALEDAQGAARQFEQLAELSAVLADLTSPEEIGQRAIQTLVDLSGFTVGAVVVLDRAGQVQLSVLAGHPEGQAATREVLASSPAPTGLIGEVLRTGRTQVAADYQTWAARRADVPNVFTGLAAPLRVDGRVVGVVLLMHLQRRVPAPGSLVTLLETVAQRISQALDRAASVEHLHQTREAALRTLGRMLESRDGDTFGHTDRVTTLAVRLGERLGLSAAQVQHLRWGAYLHDIGKVAVDDRLLRKAGPLTPPERQAMQWHVEVGDQLLRDEVFVPREVREVVRHHHEHWDGSGYPDRLSGENIPLLARIFSVADVFDALISPRTYKLAWSARAAADALLEQAGRHFDPAVVEAFLSVLRDDGLLD; the protein is encoded by the coding sequence ATGACGCGCGACCTGCCGGGCAGCGGCCTGCCGGAGACGCTGCGGCCCGCCCTGGAAGCGCAGGCGCTGGTGCTGCTCGCGCAGTCCAGTGGGGACATGTTCACGCGCTGCGCGCAGCTGGCCCGGGACATCACGGCGGCGGGGACCGCCATGACCCTGCTGTACCGTCCCGAGACGGACGACCTGGAGATCGTCGCGGCGGCCGGTGAGCACCGGGAGGCGGCCATCGGCGTGCGGCTGCCCCGCGGTCAGGGGCTGGCGTGGCGCGTGGTGCAGTCCGGGCAGGCAACCCTGATTCCCCGGACGGATCAGGACCCGCAGACGGTCCACGTCTCGGGGCAGCCGCTGCCGCACACGTACCTGGGCGTGCCGCTGCTTGACCCGGACGGCACGCTGCTGGGGGTGCTGTCCGTGAACCGGCTGGCGCAGGGCACGCAGTTCGGCAGTGGTGAGGCGCAGGCGCTGACGCTGCTGGGGCAGGCGGCCAGCGTGGCGTACTCCCGCGCGCGGGCACTGGAGGACGCTCAGGGCGCCGCGCGGCAGTTCGAGCAGCTCGCAGAGCTGTCCGCAGTGCTTGCGGACCTGACCAGTCCCGAGGAGATCGGGCAGCGGGCCATCCAGACGCTGGTGGACCTGTCGGGCTTCACGGTGGGCGCCGTGGTCGTCCTGGACCGCGCGGGGCAGGTGCAGCTGTCGGTGCTGGCCGGTCACCCGGAAGGGCAGGCCGCGACCCGGGAGGTGCTGGCGTCCAGCCCCGCCCCGACCGGACTGATCGGGGAGGTGCTGCGCACCGGGCGGACGCAGGTGGCCGCGGACTACCAGACCTGGGCAGCCCGCCGGGCGGACGTCCCGAACGTCTTCACGGGCCTCGCCGCGCCCCTGCGGGTGGACGGGCGGGTGGTGGGCGTGGTGCTGCTGATGCACCTGCAGCGGCGCGTGCCGGCGCCCGGTTCACTCGTGACGCTGCTGGAAACGGTCGCGCAGCGGATCAGTCAGGCGCTGGACCGCGCCGCGAGCGTCGAGCACCTGCACCAGACGCGCGAGGCAGCGCTGCGCACGCTGGGCCGCATGCTCGAAAGCCGCGACGGGGACACCTTCGGGCATACCGACCGCGTCACCACCCTGGCCGTGCGCCTGGGCGAGCGGCTGGGCCTGAGTGCAGCGCAGGTGCAGCACCTGCGCTGGGGCGCGTACCTGCATGACATCGGCAAGGTCGCGGTGGATGACCGGCTGCTGCGCAAGGCGGGCCCCCTCACGCCGCCCGAACGGCAGGCCATGCAGTGGCACGTGGAGGTCGGGGATCAGCTGCTGCGCGACGAGGTGTTCGTGCCGCGTGAGGTGCGTGAGGTGGTCCGGCACCATCATGAACACTGGGACGGCAGCGGGTACCCGGACCGGCTGAGCGGGGAGAACATTCCCCTGCTGGCGCGGATTTTCAGTGTGGCGGACGTGTTTGACGCCCTGATCAGCCCCCGCACGTACAAGCTGGCGTGGTCGGCGCGCGCCGCGGCAGACGCCCTGCTGGAGCAGGCCGGGCGGCACTTCGACCCGGCGGTGGTCGAGGCGTTCCTGAGTGTCCTGCGCGACGACGGCCTGCTGGACTGA
- the hpf gene encoding ribosome hibernation-promoting factor, HPF/YfiA family produces the protein MHIYKLSGRNVEVTDAMRDYVEEKLTRLDRFNDQITDARVTLTVRDVRDAARRNRVEVQLNVPSGIIRAEEHHADMYAAIDKASDVLERQLRKFKTRYLKHRHDATPQPEPGPAEADVNAGLDDVTEFHPEIVRQKRFDLRPMSPEDAVAQMEALGHDFYVFMNMRTNACGVVYRRKDGHYGLIEPS, from the coding sequence GTGCACATCTACAAGCTGTCTGGCCGCAATGTTGAAGTCACCGATGCCATGCGCGATTACGTCGAGGAGAAACTCACGCGCCTGGATCGTTTCAATGACCAGATCACCGATGCACGCGTGACCCTGACCGTCCGCGACGTCCGCGACGCCGCCCGCCGCAACCGCGTTGAAGTGCAGCTGAACGTCCCCAGCGGCATCATCCGCGCCGAGGAACACCACGCGGACATGTACGCCGCGATTGACAAGGCCAGCGACGTCCTGGAACGCCAGCTGCGCAAGTTCAAGACCCGCTACCTCAAGCACCGCCACGACGCCACACCCCAGCCCGAACCCGGTCCCGCCGAAGCCGACGTGAACGCCGGACTGGACGACGTGACCGAGTTCCACCCGGAGATCGTGCGGCAGAAACGCTTCGACCTGCGCCCCATGAGTCCCGAAGATGCCGTCGCCCAGATGGAAGCGCTGGGCCACGACTTCTACGTGTTCATGAACATGCGCACGAACGCCTGTGGGGTCGTGTACCGCCGCAAGGACGGCCACTACGGCCTGATCGAACCCAGCTGA